From one Chryseobacterium sp. 3008163 genomic stretch:
- a CDS encoding class I SAM-dependent RNA methyltransferase, protein MDTENIKIQIKTFFGLETVLGEEIKKLGGRNVELKNRAVNCEGDLGFLYKINYSARTALKILVPIDEFKAYNETKYYDRLFKFEWDEFMDVNQTFAIDSTVNSERFSHSQFMTFKMKDAIVDYFQNKYGRRPSIETKSPDIKFHLHIDRELVTISLDSSGDALFKRGYRREQGEAPINEVLASGMLQLAGWDGKGNFLDPMCGSGTLLIEAAMIAMDLPAQLYRRRFAFQNWKNYDDDLFATIKQHRVDRIREFHGKIVGYDIDGRMLDAARTNVESAEMEDVIEVRRENFFDTKKDLFPLLMVFNPPYDERISINDDDFYKKIGDTFKTSYPNTLAWLISSDLDAPKKIGLRPSRKIKLFNGKLETRFLQYEMYEGTKKLHKLENKEE, encoded by the coding sequence ATGGATACAGAAAATATTAAAATTCAGATAAAAACATTCTTCGGATTAGAAACAGTTTTGGGTGAAGAAATCAAAAAACTGGGTGGAAGAAACGTTGAACTTAAAAATCGTGCAGTCAATTGTGAAGGAGATTTAGGTTTTCTTTATAAAATCAATTATTCGGCAAGAACGGCTTTGAAAATTCTTGTGCCGATTGATGAATTTAAAGCATACAACGAAACAAAATACTACGACAGACTTTTCAAATTTGAATGGGATGAGTTTATGGATGTGAACCAGACTTTTGCCATAGATTCTACGGTAAATTCTGAAAGATTCAGTCATTCTCAGTTCATGACTTTCAAAATGAAAGATGCAATTGTAGATTATTTCCAAAATAAGTACGGAAGAAGGCCGAGTATTGAAACAAAATCTCCGGATATTAAATTCCACCTTCATATTGACAGAGAATTGGTAACGATTTCTTTAGATTCTTCTGGTGATGCTTTATTTAAAAGAGGGTACAGAAGAGAGCAGGGTGAAGCACCAATCAATGAAGTGTTAGCAAGCGGAATGCTTCAGTTGGCAGGTTGGGATGGAAAAGGAAATTTCCTTGATCCGATGTGCGGTTCTGGAACGCTTTTGATAGAAGCTGCGATGATTGCTATGGATTTACCGGCACAGCTTTACAGAAGAAGATTTGCTTTCCAAAACTGGAAAAATTATGATGATGATTTGTTTGCTACGATAAAGCAGCATCGTGTTGACAGAATCAGAGAATTTCACGGGAAGATCGTTGGTTACGATATCGACGGAAGAATGCTGGATGCTGCAAGAACCAATGTAGAATCTGCAGAAATGGAAGATGTGATCGAGGTAAGAAGAGAGAACTTCTTTGATACAAAAAAAGACCTTTTCCCTTTGTTGATGGTTTTCAACCCGCCTTACGATGAGAGAATTTCGATTAATGATGACGATTTCTACAAGAAAATAGGAGATACGTTTAAGACAAGTTACCCAAATACTTTGGCTTGGCTGATTTCTTCAGATCTTGATGCTCCAAAGAAAATAGGATTGAGACCTTCGAGAAAAATAAAACTTTTCAACGGAAAACTGGAAACCAGATTTTTGCAGTACGAAATGTATGAAGGAACGAAAAAGTTACATAAACTGGAGAATAAAGAAGAGTAA
- a CDS encoding ZIP family metal transporter has translation MIFILLILSVVAGVFLGKLFGKKEQFAKNLLILSAGFLITICLNEVFPQVYTSDVSENLGIFVIGGVLLQMILEALTKGFEHGHFHHHNESSNILPVALMVGLFIHAFIEGIPLANETNPLSPYLLGILFHNLPISFILGAFLFNRSGSKASYPSLLIVALFALASPMGMLLGNYFNPEWQPYFLAIVGGIFLHISSVIIFESNKNHNINWSKIGLVILGVSLALLMHLFHTHPHGHHH, from the coding sequence ATGATTTTCATTTTATTAATTTTAAGTGTAGTTGCCGGTGTTTTTCTCGGAAAACTCTTTGGTAAAAAAGAACAGTTTGCAAAAAATCTGTTGATTTTAAGTGCCGGTTTTCTGATTACCATCTGCCTCAATGAAGTTTTTCCACAAGTTTACACTTCTGATGTAAGTGAAAATCTGGGAATCTTTGTGATTGGCGGAGTTTTGCTGCAAATGATTTTAGAAGCTTTGACGAAAGGTTTTGAGCACGGGCATTTCCATCATCATAATGAAAGCAGCAATATTTTACCTGTCGCATTGATGGTCGGATTGTTTATTCATGCGTTCATAGAAGGAATTCCTTTGGCAAATGAAACAAATCCTCTGTCGCCTTATCTTTTAGGGATTTTGTTTCACAATCTTCCTATTTCGTTTATTTTGGGTGCTTTCTTGTTTAACCGTTCAGGTTCAAAAGCATCTTATCCTTCCTTATTAATTGTGGCTTTATTCGCTTTAGCTTCCCCGATGGGAATGTTACTTGGAAATTATTTCAACCCTGAATGGCAACCTTACTTTTTGGCAATTGTGGGTGGTATTTTTCTTCATATTTCATCGGTCATTATTTTCGAAAGCAATAAAAATCACAACATCAACTGGTCGAAGATTGGTTTAGTTATTTTAGGCGTTTCTCTAGCATTATTGATGCATTTATTTCATACACATCCGCATGGTCATCATCATTAA
- a CDS encoding OmpP1/FadL family transporter has protein sequence MSISAAFFVQAQDISVIRNSIDVYSNTPMVGSSKFNAMVGSNGALGGDGTSLMTNPAGIGVAIAGDVSATLSVTNNKNTSSLAGSSLNYDINKVDIGNANGVAVFQLMTETPWKFINVAANISTSSIENYVESPGNSNVSIAKNLVDSGGNNVVGNMSYLGHAYNRYGTQTKFNVGVGANYNNALYFGASLNMHSVDLEQFDSAVFGLDLDNSVTNFDKQYTPYSEKSSGFSGTLGAIGKVSNQLRLGASIESPTWWSVDRVYRDYYDGADGIYYDNFAEDRTFRSPMKATLSGAFVPNKNFAINVDYTLGLTKPKYKVQGNAESELNSFFSDNYKNLSEIKVGAEYRIKALRLRGGYSYASSPFDSTTISAFSNTGTVANTNYSNFILGDRNTIGAGVGYDFGKFYIDAAYQNITSEYKNPFLAGYQFDDYNTGYYSGDFDVTTPNSVVSDVKNVRNNFFLTVGWKF, from the coding sequence ATGAGTATTTCTGCAGCATTTTTTGTGCAGGCTCAAGATATTTCAGTGATTAGAAACTCTATTGATGTATATTCAAATACGCCAATGGTTGGTTCTTCGAAGTTTAATGCAATGGTTGGCTCGAATGGAGCTTTGGGTGGTGACGGTACTTCGTTGATGACCAACCCGGCAGGTATCGGTGTTGCGATTGCTGGTGATGTTTCAGCAACGCTATCGGTAACGAATAATAAAAACACATCTTCATTAGCTGGTTCTTCTTTAAATTATGATATTAATAAAGTTGATATCGGTAATGCCAATGGAGTTGCTGTTTTTCAGTTGATGACAGAAACACCTTGGAAGTTTATTAACGTTGCAGCCAATATTTCTACATCATCTATTGAAAACTATGTAGAATCACCAGGAAACTCAAATGTTTCTATTGCTAAAAATCTTGTTGACTCAGGAGGAAATAACGTTGTGGGAAATATGTCTTATTTAGGACACGCTTACAACAGATATGGAACTCAGACTAAGTTCAATGTTGGTGTAGGTGCTAATTATAATAATGCTTTGTACTTTGGTGCAAGTTTAAATATGCACAGTGTAGATCTAGAGCAATTTGACAGTGCTGTTTTCGGATTAGATTTAGATAATTCTGTAACTAATTTTGATAAGCAATACACGCCATATTCTGAAAAATCAAGTGGTTTCTCGGGTACTTTAGGGGCTATTGGAAAAGTTAGCAATCAGCTGCGATTGGGTGCTTCAATTGAGTCACCTACTTGGTGGTCGGTTGATCGAGTATATAGAGATTATTATGATGGTGCAGATGGAATCTACTATGATAATTTTGCTGAAGACAGAACATTCAGATCTCCAATGAAAGCGACTTTGAGTGGTGCTTTTGTACCCAACAAGAATTTCGCAATCAACGTTGACTATACTTTAGGTTTAACTAAGCCAAAATATAAAGTGCAAGGAAATGCCGAATCTGAATTAAATTCATTCTTCAGCGATAACTACAAAAATTTATCTGAAATTAAAGTAGGTGCCGAATACAGAATCAAAGCTTTGAGATTGAGAGGAGGTTATTCTTATGCATCAAGTCCGTTTGACAGTACAACAATCAGTGCATTTTCTAATACGGGAACTGTTGCAAATACCAACTACAGCAACTTCATTTTAGGAGATAGAAATACGATTGGTGCAGGTGTCGGATACGATTTTGGTAAGTTTTACATTGATGCGGCTTATCAGAATATTACTTCAGAATACAAAAATCCTTTTTTGGCAGGATATCAATTTGATGATTATAATACAGGATATTACTCAGGAGATTTCGACGTTACAACGCCAAATTCTGTAGTATCTGATGTGAAAAATGTGAGAAATAATTTCTTCCTTACTGTAGGCTGGAAATTCTAA